The following are encoded together in the Citrus sinensis cultivar Valencia sweet orange chromosome 1, DVS_A1.0, whole genome shotgun sequence genome:
- the LOC102615453 gene encoding novel plant SNARE 13, which translates to MATDLQMSPQLEQIHGEIRDNFRALSNGFQKLDKIKDSNRQTKQLEELTGRMRECKRLIKEMDREIKDEEARNPPEVNKQLNDEKQSMIKELNSYVALRKTYMNSLGNKKVELFDMGAGVSEPTADENVQVASSMSNQELIDAGKKTMDETDQAIKRSQMVVEQTIEVGTQTATTLKGQTDQMGRIVNELDTIQFSIKKASQLVKEIGRQVATDKCIMLFLFLIVCGVIAIIVVKVVNPNNKDIRDIPGLAPPAPARRLLSLQAPEHF; encoded by the exons ATGGCGACCGATTTGCAGATGAGCCCTCAGTTGGAGCAGATCCACGGCGAAATTCGCGATAATTTTCGAGCTCTCTc AAATGGCTTCCAGAAGCTGGATAAGATCAAAGATTCCAACCGACAAACTAAGCAGCTGGAAGAACTCACTGGGAGGATGAGGGAGTGTAAAAG ATTAATTAAAGAGATGGATCGTGaaattaaagatgaagaaGCCCGAAATCCTCCGGAAGTCAATAAGCAACTCAATGACGAGAAGCAATCTATG ATAAAAGAGTTGAACTCTTATGTTGCATTGAGGAAAAC GTATATGAATAGCCTTGGTAATAAGAAGGTTGAACTCTTTGATATGGGAGCGGGAGTCAGTGAACCTACAGCTGATGAAAATGTTCAAGTGGCATCAT CCATGTCAAATCAAGAACTAATTGATGCTGGGAAGAAGACAATGGATGAGACTGATCAGGCTATTAAACGTTCTCAAATG GTTGTTGAACAAACAATTGAAGTGGGAACCCAAACTGCCACCACATTAAAGGGTCAA ACTGATCAAATGGGCCGTATTGTTAATGAGCTAGATACAATTCAGTTCTCAATTAAGAAGGCCTCCCAGCTCGTGAAGGAGATTGGAAGACAG GTGGCTACAGATAAATGCATAATGCTATTCCTATTTCTTATCGTCTGTGGTGTAATAGCCATCATAGTAGTGAAG GTTGTCAACCCCAACAACAAAGACATCAGGGACATCCCAGGATTGGCACCTCCAGCTCCGGCAAGGAGGCTGTTATCTCTGCAAGCACCAGAACATTTCTGA